The following proteins are co-located in the Pedobacter sp. FW305-3-2-15-E-R2A2 genome:
- a CDS encoding bifunctional UDP-3-O-[3-hydroxymyristoyl] N-acetylglucosamine deacetylase/3-hydroxyacyl-ACP dehydratase translates to MNVKQKTIKSEVSVQGVGLHTGANVTLTFCPAPENHGFKFQRTDLPGSPIVDADCDNVTDTARGTTISQNGASISTVEHVMASLVGMDLDNVLMKLDGPETPIMDGSAMLFLEALESVGVQAQEVDREYFQIPHNITYTEPDRKVEIVAMPLDDYRFTCMIDYNSPVLGSQHAGISSIAEFKKEIASCRTFCFLHELEYQLQNNLIKGGDLNNAIVIVDKEVTKEELDHLAKIFNRTAMEVAPQGILNNMELRYQNEPARHKLLDMIGDLALVGVHLKGHIMAARPGHAANVAFAKKIKAAIKKEKNKKVQHVYDPSVKPLYDVVQIMDILPHRQPFLFIDKILELSKTHVVGVKNVTMNEEFFKGHFPGAPVFPGVIQIEAMAQTGGILVLSTVSDPRNYLTLFLKIDNVRFRAQVLPGDTIVFRCDLMEPIRRGIAQMKGVGMVGGKVVVEAEMMAQIVKVKESETVS, encoded by the coding sequence ATGAATGTTAAGCAAAAAACTATAAAGAGCGAAGTTTCAGTACAGGGTGTAGGCCTTCATACCGGGGCGAATGTGACGCTTACTTTTTGTCCGGCACCAGAAAATCACGGATTTAAATTTCAAAGAACCGATTTACCGGGAAGTCCGATTGTTGACGCTGATTGTGACAATGTTACAGATACCGCAAGAGGAACAACGATTTCTCAGAACGGAGCCAGTATCAGTACTGTGGAGCATGTAATGGCTTCCTTGGTGGGAATGGATCTGGACAATGTATTGATGAAGCTTGATGGGCCGGAAACGCCAATTATGGACGGTAGTGCCATGTTGTTTCTGGAGGCACTTGAAAGCGTTGGTGTTCAGGCGCAGGAGGTAGACAGGGAATATTTTCAGATTCCTCACAATATCACCTATACTGAGCCGGACAGAAAAGTGGAAATTGTAGCCATGCCTTTAGATGATTACAGGTTTACCTGTATGATCGACTATAACTCACCGGTATTGGGAAGCCAGCATGCGGGAATTTCAAGCATTGCGGAGTTTAAAAAGGAAATTGCTTCCTGCAGAACGTTCTGTTTCCTTCATGAATTGGAATACCAGCTTCAAAATAACCTGATTAAAGGTGGTGATTTGAATAACGCCATTGTGATCGTGGATAAAGAAGTAACTAAGGAAGAACTAGATCACCTGGCAAAAATCTTTAACAGGACGGCTATGGAAGTTGCTCCTCAGGGAATTTTAAATAATATGGAGCTGCGGTATCAAAATGAGCCTGCAAGACATAAATTATTAGATATGATAGGTGACCTTGCCTTGGTAGGGGTTCACTTAAAAGGACATATTATGGCTGCCCGTCCGGGACATGCCGCAAACGTTGCTTTTGCTAAAAAGATTAAAGCAGCGATAAAAAAAGAAAAAAATAAAAAGGTGCAGCATGTTTATGACCCATCTGTAAAACCACTTTATGATGTGGTACAGATTATGGATATCCTGCCACACCGACAACCATTCCTGTTCATTGATAAGATCCTGGAACTGTCTAAAACGCATGTTGTAGGGGTTAAAAATGTAACTATGAATGAGGAATTCTTCAAGGGGCATTTTCCTGGTGCCCCGGTTTTTCCTGGAGTGATTCAGATCGAAGCCATGGCTCAGACCGGTGGTATCTTAGTTTTAAGTACCGTTTCTGATCCGAGAAATTACCTAACCTTATTCTTAAAAATAGATAACGTACGCTTTAGAGCGCAGGTATTACCTGGTGACACCATCGTTTTCAGATGTGACTTGATGGAGCCAATCAGAAGAGGCATTGCACAAATGAAAGGTGTGGGAATGGTAGGAGGAAAAGTTGTTGTGGAAGCAGAAATGATGGCCCAAATTGTAAAAGTTAAAGAAAGCGAAACCGTATCATGA
- the lpxA gene encoding acyl-ACP--UDP-N-acetylglucosamine O-acyltransferase, which translates to MIQPLAYIHPQAKIADNVVIEPFAVIHKDVEIGEGTWIGSNVVIMDGARIGKNCRVFPGSVISGVPQDLKFAGEVTTAEIGDNTTIRECVTINRGTKDKWKTVIGSNCLIQAYSHIAHDCEVGDYCIFSNSTTLAGHITIGNYVVLAGLVAIHQFVKVGSHAFVTGGSLVRKDVPPYVKAAREPLSYAGINSVGLRRRGFSSEKINEIQEIYRVLFVKHNNVTKALDMIEAEFAPTEIRDEIVDFIRNSNRGVMKGFGSGS; encoded by the coding sequence ATGATACAACCCTTAGCGTATATACATCCGCAGGCAAAAATTGCCGATAATGTAGTAATTGAGCCTTTTGCAGTGATACACAAGGATGTAGAAATTGGTGAAGGGACCTGGATCGGGTCGAATGTGGTCATCATGGATGGCGCCAGAATTGGGAAAAACTGTCGGGTTTTCCCTGGATCAGTAATCTCAGGCGTGCCCCAGGATTTGAAATTTGCAGGTGAAGTAACGACTGCAGAGATCGGCGATAACACGACGATCAGAGAGTGCGTAACGATCAACAGAGGAACTAAAGATAAATGGAAGACCGTTATCGGTAGTAACTGTCTGATCCAGGCTTATTCTCATATTGCACACGATTGTGAAGTAGGTGATTATTGCATTTTTTCCAATAGTACAACCCTTGCGGGGCACATTACGATTGGGAATTATGTGGTTCTGGCAGGCTTAGTTGCCATTCATCAATTCGTAAAAGTTGGATCTCATGCCTTTGTAACCGGTGGTTCATTGGTAAGAAAAGATGTTCCTCCGTATGTAAAAGCGGCTCGTGAGCCACTTTCCTATGCAGGAATCAATTCCGTAGGATTGAGAAGAAGAGGTTTCTCTTCTGAAAAAATTAACGAGATTCAGGAGATCTACAGGGTCTTATTTGTGAAGCATAACAATGTAACCAAAGCGCTGGATATGATTGAGGCGGAGTTTGCACCCACAGAAATTCGTGATGAAATTGTTGATTTCATCAGAAATTCTAACAGGGGGGTAATGAAAGGCTTCGGTTCAGGAAGCTAA
- a CDS encoding ATP-binding cassette domain-containing protein, with translation MKISLNKAGRRFNQEWIFRNFDYEFDTPGKYAILGPNGSGKSTLLSLILGSLSPSEGEISYQGEKNIAVDDIYKHLSFAAPYLDLIEEFTLEETIDFHFKFKGLYKDMSKAAVLALLGLEKSQDKALKYFSSGMKQRTKLALAFCADTPILLLDEPTSNLDQQGVRWYLDLIANFTDKRLVIVGSNQEIEYSFCQHLIQITDYK, from the coding sequence ATGAAGATCAGCTTAAATAAGGCCGGTAGAAGGTTTAATCAGGAGTGGATTTTTCGAAATTTTGATTACGAATTTGATACTCCTGGCAAATATGCCATCCTTGGACCGAATGGTTCAGGAAAATCGACCTTATTGAGTTTAATCCTTGGTAGTTTGTCCCCTTCCGAAGGAGAAATAAGCTACCAGGGTGAAAAAAACATTGCTGTAGATGATATTTACAAGCACCTGAGTTTCGCAGCACCTTACCTGGATTTGATAGAAGAATTTACGCTGGAAGAGACGATAGATTTCCATTTCAAATTTAAGGGGCTTTACAAGGACATGAGCAAGGCGGCAGTGTTAGCGCTGCTGGGACTGGAGAAGTCGCAGGACAAGGCTTTAAAATACTTCTCTTCGGGAATGAAACAGCGTACCAAGCTGGCACTGGCTTTCTGTGCAGACACACCAATTCTATTATTGGATGAACCAACTTCTAATCTCGATCAACAGGGAGTACGCTGGTATTTGGACTTAATCGCCAATTTTACGGATAAAAGATTAGTCATCGTAGGGTCAAATCAGGAGATTGAGTATTCGTTTTGTCAACATTTGATACAGATCACGGATTATAAATAG
- the efp gene encoding elongation factor P, which translates to MAKASDVKSGNVLRFNGELIQVEEFLHRTPGNLRAFYQAKMRNVKTGKLVEYRFRTDEEVTICRVETNDYQYLYEDGDFLVVMDISSFEQFNIPRTLFGESVKFLKEGMNVIIAFESEEPIMAQIPSHVELEITYTEPAVKGDTSTNALKYATVETGVEIKVPMFINQGDKVKVDTRTGDYIERVK; encoded by the coding sequence ATGGCAAAAGCATCAGACGTAAAAAGTGGGAATGTCCTTCGGTTTAACGGAGAACTAATTCAAGTAGAAGAATTTCTACACCGCACTCCTGGAAACTTGAGAGCTTTTTACCAGGCAAAAATGCGAAACGTTAAAACCGGGAAACTGGTTGAATATAGATTTCGCACTGATGAGGAAGTAACAATTTGTCGTGTTGAGACCAATGATTACCAGTATTTATACGAAGATGGCGATTTTTTGGTAGTAATGGACATCAGTTCCTTCGAGCAGTTTAACATTCCAAGAACGTTGTTCGGCGAAAGTGTTAAATTCTTAAAAGAAGGAATGAATGTAATCATCGCATTCGAAAGTGAAGAGCCAATTATGGCACAGATACCTTCACATGTTGAGCTGGAGATTACTTATACAGAGCCCGCTGTAAAAGGCGATACCTCTACAAACGCATTAAAATACGCTACTGTGGAAACAGGAGTAGAAATAAAAGTCCCAATGTTTATCAACCAAGGCGACAAGGTTAAAGTTGATACCCGTACAGGTGACTATATAGAAAGAGTAAAATAA
- a CDS encoding 5-formyltetrahydrofolate cyclo-ligase: protein MNKSEIRKSAQQQRQSLSPEKVHMLSVKLVEQFALLDLSNVKIVHIFLPIKQKKEPDTFLMIDWMKIHHPEIKIIVPKADFDTALMTHHYYDGLEDLEMSDYQILEPQKAKIHTGEVDMVIVPLLAFDKNGYRIGYGKGFYDRFLQGISTQKIGLSLFDELNVIDDINEHDIRLDKCITPNRTYVFPVV, encoded by the coding sequence ATGAACAAATCAGAAATCAGAAAATCAGCACAGCAGCAACGACAGTCATTATCGCCCGAAAAAGTGCATATGCTTAGTGTGAAACTCGTTGAACAGTTTGCTTTGCTGGACCTTTCCAACGTGAAAATTGTCCATATATTTCTACCCATTAAACAGAAGAAAGAACCGGATACTTTTCTAATGATCGACTGGATGAAAATACACCATCCTGAAATTAAGATCATCGTTCCAAAAGCTGATTTTGACACTGCATTAATGACCCACCATTACTATGACGGACTGGAAGATCTGGAAATGAGTGATTACCAGATTTTAGAGCCTCAAAAGGCTAAAATTCATACAGGAGAGGTGGATATGGTGATTGTGCCTTTATTGGCATTTGATAAAAATGGATACCGTATCGGTTATGGAAAGGGGTTTTATGACAGGTTTCTGCAGGGAATATCCACGCAGAAAATTGGCCTGTCGCTTTTTGATGAACTAAATGTGATTGATGATATAAATGAACATGACATCAGGCTGGACAAATGCATTACACCAAATAGAACATATGTCTTTCCTGTAGTATAA
- a CDS encoding OmpA family protein → MKKIILTLISALFASFSLAQVSIDPSLITSTGQLQFSLFGGFTAPLKDYRKDIGRAKNGYFYGLAIDQYFNGNQWGIGLDVRSLKQESRKFEPISFANGHLATNYKNEPAFKHLGVSIGPTYKVDLGKKVELEAFLRTGVLFQQFPEYVQSIYVNDPGGTPVKMFDDYYTNNEKNKAKAWMGLGGFRVTYRLNDHIGLFLQTDYLNTFGKRFGGDSSRFHVMNYKPTNPLGPKDVLIIRNGVITNINQFYESRPCPCETNVKALNLAAGIKIKLGAKRKKLPLVPVVVVPVAIPKEIQVVVKDKQTGLVLSGVKVKISGNGKEYVSNSNVNGEAERVKSAIKSGYLITAEKNGIVADPVGIKPTDFETDAAVIYKEIFLNDLRFTLIGETIRSNDNSKLPGISTVLSNTFNNESVGQVSDGQAMFTYQLEQESEYTVVATEAGKFSQTELVSTKGLDRSKTLYVVLKLGLSDISVGATFVLKNIHYDFDKSNIRPNAAPILDNLVNIMVKNPSLRIELSSHTDSRGKDDYNEKLSQRRAASAVSYLLAKGIERSRLVDKGYGERQLLNRCANGVKCTPGEHEANRRTEIKVLKY, encoded by the coding sequence ATGAAAAAGATCATCCTTACCCTCATTTCCGCACTTTTTGCCAGTTTTTCTCTGGCCCAGGTCTCCATAGACCCTTCTCTTATTACCTCTACCGGACAATTACAGTTTTCGCTCTTCGGCGGATTTACCGCGCCATTAAAAGATTACCGAAAGGATATCGGACGGGCTAAAAACGGCTATTTTTATGGACTGGCGATTGATCAGTACTTTAATGGAAATCAATGGGGAATTGGCCTGGATGTCCGTTCTCTGAAACAGGAGAGCCGAAAATTCGAGCCTATTTCTTTTGCAAACGGACATCTGGCTACGAATTATAAGAATGAACCTGCATTTAAGCATCTGGGAGTAAGCATAGGGCCAACTTATAAAGTCGATCTTGGAAAGAAAGTAGAGCTGGAAGCTTTTCTGAGGACAGGTGTGCTCTTTCAACAGTTTCCTGAATATGTGCAATCCATTTATGTAAATGATCCCGGAGGTACTCCCGTTAAAATGTTCGACGATTATTATACCAATAATGAAAAAAATAAGGCCAAAGCCTGGATGGGGCTGGGAGGTTTCAGAGTCACTTATCGGCTGAATGATCATATCGGTCTGTTTTTACAGACAGATTACCTCAATACTTTTGGAAAACGGTTTGGGGGTGACTCCAGCAGGTTTCATGTAATGAATTATAAACCAACGAATCCCCTTGGTCCCAAAGATGTATTAATTATCAGGAATGGCGTCATTACCAATATCAATCAATTCTATGAGTCCAGACCTTGCCCTTGTGAAACCAATGTTAAAGCATTGAACCTTGCAGCGGGAATTAAAATAAAATTGGGTGCAAAACGAAAAAAACTTCCATTAGTACCGGTCGTAGTCGTTCCGGTAGCCATTCCAAAAGAAATCCAGGTAGTGGTTAAAGATAAACAGACGGGTCTGGTATTAAGTGGGGTAAAGGTGAAAATTTCGGGGAATGGAAAAGAATATGTCTCCAACAGCAATGTGAATGGAGAGGCAGAGCGGGTTAAATCGGCGATCAAATCTGGCTATTTGATTACTGCGGAGAAGAACGGGATTGTTGCTGATCCTGTGGGGATAAAGCCAACAGATTTTGAAACAGATGCCGCGGTCATCTATAAGGAGATATTTCTCAATGACCTCCGGTTTACGCTCATTGGAGAGACGATCAGGTCAAATGACAATAGCAAGTTACCAGGAATCAGCACCGTACTCAGCAATACCTTTAACAATGAAAGTGTGGGGCAGGTCTCCGACGGACAGGCCATGTTTACTTATCAGTTAGAGCAGGAATCGGAGTATACGGTGGTGGCTACTGAAGCCGGAAAATTCTCTCAAACGGAGTTGGTGTCTACTAAGGGATTGGATCGCAGTAAAACACTTTATGTAGTGCTGAAACTCGGATTGAGTGACATCAGTGTCGGAGCGACATTTGTCCTTAAGAATATTCATTATGATTTCGATAAATCCAATATCAGGCCGAATGCCGCGCCTATTCTCGATAACCTGGTTAACATTATGGTCAAAAACCCAAGCCTGAGGATCGAACTTTCTTCTCATACAGACAGTAGGGGAAAGGACGACTACAACGAGAAACTTTCTCAGAGAAGGGCTGCATCTGCTGTAAGTTATCTTCTTGCCAAAGGAATCGAACGGAGCAGGTTAGTGGACAAAGGATATGGAGAAAGACAATTGCTGAACCGGTGTGCGAATGGTGTTAAATGTACCCCCGGGGAGCATGAGGCTAACCGCAGAACAGAAATCAAGGTCTTAAAATATTAA
- a CDS encoding formimidoylglutamase, producing the protein MEGLKIYGKEDIMALTGPREGETKLGERVQVISALDQLKASTARFVLLGIPEDIGVRANQGIGGAATAWIPALKALLNTQSTSFLPGPELLILGHFHFQEPAESDMKALEAAVVQIDEQVYPVIREIIEAGKVPIVIGGGHNNAYPIIKGLSLALQKPIDVLNIDAHADLRPANGRHSGNGFSYAIKNGFLRKYAIFGLHQNYNNTGILDQISENPNIKVLFFDDLLKNNQPVMEQLQPLLKNLANEIGLEIDLDCIENLLSSAFTPSGFNINDIRRIILGAEKKLAYMHICEGAVLLHDGRQSAGTAKAIAYLVTDFIKAQK; encoded by the coding sequence ATGGAGGGGCTGAAAATATACGGAAAAGAGGATATTATGGCCCTGACAGGTCCACGTGAGGGAGAAACTAAGCTCGGTGAGCGGGTGCAGGTCATTTCTGCACTGGACCAGCTAAAGGCTTCCACAGCTCGTTTTGTACTGCTGGGGATTCCAGAAGACATTGGAGTAAGGGCAAATCAGGGGATTGGAGGAGCGGCCACGGCCTGGATCCCTGCGCTTAAAGCGTTGTTAAATACCCAGAGTACCTCTTTTTTACCCGGTCCGGAATTATTGATCCTTGGGCATTTCCATTTTCAGGAACCCGCAGAATCTGACATGAAGGCCCTGGAGGCTGCGGTTGTTCAAATCGATGAGCAGGTATACCCGGTCATCAGAGAGATCATTGAAGCGGGTAAGGTCCCCATTGTGATTGGAGGAGGGCATAACAATGCTTATCCCATCATCAAAGGCCTTTCCCTTGCGCTTCAAAAGCCCATTGATGTGTTGAATATTGATGCCCATGCTGATTTGAGGCCTGCCAATGGCAGACATAGTGGAAATGGATTCAGCTATGCCATTAAAAATGGCTTCCTTAGAAAATATGCCATTTTTGGACTCCATCAAAATTACAACAACACCGGCATTCTCGACCAAATCAGCGAAAATCCAAATATCAAGGTCCTCTTTTTCGATGATTTGTTGAAAAATAATCAACCGGTTATGGAACAGCTTCAGCCACTGTTGAAAAACCTGGCAAACGAAATTGGATTGGAAATTGATCTTGACTGTATAGAAAACCTCTTATCCAGCGCATTTACCCCATCAGGATTCAATATTAATGATATCCGCAGGATAATCCTCGGTGCGGAGAAGAAACTCGCTTACATGCACATTTGTGAAGGCGCTGTCCTTCTTCATGATGGAAGACAGAGCGCCGGAACGGCAAAAGCAATCGCCTACCTCGTTACCGATTTTATCAAGGCACAAAAATAA
- the hutI gene encoding imidazolonepropionase, which yields MSSLLITHIGTLAGLHPKETLLLKGKEMANLPQLHNAWVLCKDGLIEDFGTMDQLPQQLPNELESISAKGGFVFPSWCDSHSHIVFAAPREEEFVMKIAGKSYEEIAAAGGGILNSAGKLQKATEEELFESAALRLNDMIKQGTGALEIKSGYGLSVESELKMLRVIRRLKESFPIPIKASFLAAHAFPLAYKNDHAGYISLIIDEMLPQIAAEGLADYMDAFCEQGFFSVEETDQLLSAAAKYGLRPKIHANQLSVSGGVQIGVKHQAISVDHLEATDEAAIAALAGGQTIATLLPSCSFYLGIPFANARALIQSDVPVALATDYNPGSTPSGNMNFVISLGCIKLKMLPEEAINACTLNGAAAMQLSEQNGSIAKGKRANLLITRPMSSLAYLPYSFGQSQIEIIILNGKVQ from the coding sequence ATGTCGTCACTTTTAATCACTCATATCGGAACCCTTGCCGGACTTCATCCGAAGGAAACACTCCTGCTTAAAGGGAAAGAGATGGCCAACTTGCCTCAGCTTCATAATGCCTGGGTCTTGTGTAAAGACGGCCTGATTGAAGACTTTGGAACGATGGATCAATTGCCGCAACAGCTCCCAAACGAACTGGAAAGTATTTCTGCCAAAGGTGGTTTTGTATTCCCTTCCTGGTGCGATTCCCATAGCCATATTGTCTTTGCCGCTCCGCGGGAAGAGGAGTTTGTAATGAAAATTGCAGGTAAAAGTTATGAAGAGATTGCCGCTGCCGGTGGCGGAATCCTAAATTCTGCAGGAAAACTTCAAAAAGCTACAGAAGAAGAGTTGTTTGAAAGTGCCGCGCTAAGGTTAAACGATATGATCAAACAGGGAACAGGCGCCCTGGAAATCAAAAGTGGTTATGGCCTTTCCGTAGAAAGCGAATTAAAAATGCTGCGGGTAATCCGCAGGTTAAAAGAAAGCTTTCCCATTCCCATTAAGGCTTCATTTTTAGCGGCTCATGCTTTTCCATTAGCCTATAAAAATGATCATGCCGGCTATATCTCCCTCATTATCGACGAAATGTTGCCACAAATCGCCGCAGAAGGGTTGGCAGATTATATGGATGCGTTCTGTGAACAGGGCTTTTTCTCTGTAGAAGAGACCGATCAATTGTTGAGCGCAGCAGCAAAATACGGATTACGCCCTAAAATACATGCCAACCAGCTTTCCGTATCCGGAGGCGTCCAGATTGGTGTAAAACATCAGGCGATCTCTGTAGACCACCTGGAAGCAACAGACGAAGCCGCCATCGCGGCATTAGCAGGAGGTCAAACCATTGCGACATTATTGCCATCCTGTTCTTTCTACCTGGGCATTCCTTTTGCAAATGCCAGGGCATTGATCCAATCCGATGTTCCTGTTGCCTTAGCTACAGATTATAACCCAGGCTCTACTCCTTCCGGAAATATGAATTTTGTGATTTCCCTGGGCTGTATCAAATTGAAAATGTTACCCGAAGAAGCCATCAATGCCTGTACCTTAAACGGAGCCGCAGCAATGCAGCTAAGCGAACAAAACGGAAGCATTGCAAAAGGAAAACGGGCAAATCTGTTGATCACCAGGCCAATGTCTTCTCTTGCCTACCTGCCTTACAGCTTTGGTCAATCGCAAATTGAAATCATTATTTTAAACGGCAAGGTTCAATAA
- a CDS encoding exodeoxyribonuclease III, whose protein sequence is MKIISYNVNGIRSATTKNFIGWLQSTDADLVCLQEVKALPSQIPEIIGLIEQLGYHHYWFPAEKKGYSGVAIFSKIKPNHVEYGCGEEWIDKEGRVLRADFDTFSLMSLYMPSGSSGDERQVKKYECMRFFDTYIADLRKEVPNLIISGDYNICHTAMDIHNPKSNANSSGFLPEEREWMELFLNNGFIDTFRHFNKDPHHYTWWSFRANSRAKNLGWRIDYHLASQPMLERLKNVSILADAVHSDHCPILLELNP, encoded by the coding sequence ATGAAGATCATATCCTATAACGTCAATGGCATACGCTCTGCGACGACAAAAAATTTTATCGGTTGGTTACAAAGTACCGATGCTGACCTGGTTTGCCTGCAGGAAGTCAAAGCGCTGCCTTCGCAGATTCCAGAGATTATTGGCTTAATTGAACAACTTGGTTATCACCATTACTGGTTTCCTGCAGAGAAAAAGGGATATAGTGGCGTGGCCATTTTCAGTAAAATAAAACCCAATCATGTAGAATATGGTTGTGGAGAAGAATGGATCGACAAGGAAGGCCGCGTTTTAAGGGCTGATTTTGACACTTTCTCCTTAATGAGCTTGTACATGCCATCCGGATCAAGTGGAGACGAGAGACAGGTTAAAAAGTATGAATGCATGCGCTTCTTTGATACCTATATCGCCGATCTTCGTAAAGAAGTTCCTAATCTGATCATTTCCGGTGATTATAACATTTGCCATACGGCGATGGATATTCACAATCCTAAATCAAATGCCAATTCTTCAGGCTTCCTTCCGGAAGAAAGAGAATGGATGGAATTGTTCCTCAATAATGGTTTTATTGATACTTTCCGACACTTTAATAAAGATCCTCACCATTATACCTGGTGGAGCTTCAGAGCAAATTCAAGAGCAAAGAACCTCGGCTGGCGTATTGATTATCATTTGGCAAGTCAGCCGATGCTGGAGCGCTTAAAAAATGTAAGCATTCTTGCTGATGCGGTTCATTCCGATCACTGCCCTATTTTGCTAGAGCTAAATCCCTAA
- a CDS encoding peptidylprolyl isomerase, with the protein MKRFYTLILCFCFSVTFAAKPKHQYVRIKTDLGECIVMLYNETPLHRDNFLKLTKKRIYDGTLFHRVIKDFMIQGGDPDSKNAKPGVQLGNGTVGYTVPAEFRDSLFHKKGVLAAARDNNPEKASSGSQFYLVQGKKFTDEQLDNVETNRLKSKIPAYQREVYKTLGGTPHLDRTYTVYGEVVKGIELIDKIAELTKDDNDRPLSDVSMTVTVLKRREAKRLEKELQNATLNKNPLENAISQ; encoded by the coding sequence ATGAAGAGATTTTATACCCTGATCCTTTGTTTTTGCTTTAGTGTAACCTTTGCCGCAAAGCCAAAACATCAATATGTAAGGATAAAAACAGACCTGGGAGAATGCATTGTTATGCTCTATAATGAAACCCCATTACATCGGGACAACTTCCTGAAACTCACAAAAAAACGAATTTACGACGGGACCTTGTTTCACAGGGTGATCAAGGACTTCATGATCCAGGGCGGCGACCCTGATTCCAAAAATGCAAAACCGGGTGTACAGTTAGGAAACGGGACCGTAGGTTATACTGTTCCGGCGGAGTTTCGCGACAGTCTCTTTCATAAAAAAGGAGTCCTCGCAGCCGCCAGAGATAACAATCCCGAAAAAGCATCCAGTGGTAGTCAGTTCTACCTCGTTCAGGGAAAAAAATTCACGGATGAACAACTTGATAACGTAGAAACAAACCGCTTGAAATCTAAAATTCCGGCCTATCAGCGGGAGGTTTACAAAACCCTTGGCGGAACTCCTCATCTGGACAGAACGTATACCGTTTACGGAGAAGTTGTTAAGGGTATTGAACTGATCGATAAGATAGCTGAGCTGACTAAAGACGACAATGACCGTCCGCTTAGCGATGTAAGCATGACGGTTACCGTTTTAAAACGCCGCGAAGCAAAAAGACTGGAGAAAGAACTCCAGAATGCAACGTTAAATAAGAATCCTTTGGAAAACGCCATCAGCCAATAA
- a CDS encoding heavy-metal-associated domain-containing protein has protein sequence MNTIKNLIILSIALFAGKVSAQQISSAELQVTGLTCSMCSQATEKSLKTLDFIGAITPDLNKNLFAITFKKDKAVNIDQIRKKVEDAGFSIGNLTAVFNFNNTKVDDQGLAVAGTNVYQFLNAKNQTLNGAVKASVVDKNFISGSSFKKKAAQLKSASYADGSGLINGKKTRIYHLSI, from the coding sequence ATGAATACGATCAAGAATTTAATCATATTATCCATTGCTTTATTTGCAGGTAAGGTTTCTGCACAACAAATATCTTCTGCAGAACTTCAGGTAACCGGTTTAACCTGTTCTATGTGCTCGCAGGCCACAGAAAAGTCTTTAAAAACCCTTGACTTTATTGGCGCTATTACACCAGATTTAAACAAAAACCTGTTTGCGATCACGTTTAAGAAAGATAAAGCCGTAAATATCGACCAGATTAGGAAGAAAGTGGAAGATGCAGGATTTTCCATTGGGAACCTGACTGCGGTGTTCAACTTTAACAACACCAAAGTAGACGATCAGGGACTTGCTGTGGCTGGAACTAATGTTTATCAGTTTTTAAATGCAAAAAACCAAACTTTAAACGGTGCAGTAAAAGCCAGTGTTGTAGATAAGAACTTTATCTCCGGCTCTTCCTTTAAGAAAAAGGCAGCACAGCTTAAATCCGCTTCTTATGCTGATGGTTCAGGACTGATAAACGGTAAGAAAACCCGCATTTATCACCTGAGCATTTAA